The following proteins are co-located in the Castanea sativa cultivar Marrone di Chiusa Pesio chromosome 8, ASM4071231v1 genome:
- the LOC142605881 gene encoding uncharacterized protein LOC142605881 has protein sequence MLELLKRGDFLQKEPEDAIDYLDEIAENSNTWTGPSPMDSTDRTRTNTTTSSGSVFKLREDDNMSAEFSMLNKEIEALKMKGSKCISATFKEDPMEVCKICHVINHVTNECASLSSFLNVPEEQVHAFNSYWPNNSSYSNNYNPNMRNHPYLSYKRDNVLNPPAPRNFNSPHASSSSRPSLEDALITFIQRQSEQNQKFESILTRLDEEVRETKSHITRLTNSLSGIERGKLPSQTQPNPINQNLKIGSKDKHEEVKAVTILRSGKEINKIAPLITKKSKETPVEEEKDETESLGLDDIEKCLIPPPFPQALKLPKKLDTTSEILEHLHQIKINLSLLHVIKQVPAYAKVIKDLCTIKRKHHVKKTAFLTEQVSTIIQHKTPPKYKDPSCPTISCIIGDYIMEHALLDLGASVNLIPFSVYQKLGLGELKPTSITLQLATRFVREPRGIVEDVLVKIEQFYYPVDFIVLDYQLVLHPNSYPYYFG, from the exons ATGTTAGAGCTTTTGAAGAG AGGGGactttttacaaaaagaacCTGAAGATGCAATTGATTATCTTGATGAGATAGCTgaaaactcaaacacatggaCTGGACCTAGCCCTATGGACTCCACTGATAGGACTAGAACTAACACTACCACTTCTAGTGGAAGTGTTTTCAAGTTGAGGGAAGATGATAACATGAGTGCAGAATTCAGCATgttaaataaagaaattgaGGCACTCAAAATGAAAGGAAGTAAGTGTATTAGTGCTACCTTCAAAGAGGACCCAATGGAGGTGTGTAAAATTTGTCATGTGATAAACCATGTAACAAATGAATGTGCATCACTTTCATCATTCTTAAATGTGCCAGAAGAACAAGTACATGCATTTAATTCATATTGGCCAAATAATTCTTCatattctaacaattataaCCCAAATATGCGAAACCATCCGTATTTGAGTTATAAGAGGGACAATGTGTTGAATCCTCCTGctccaaggaattttaattcaccacatgcatcatcatcatctagaCCTTCCTTGGAGGATGCACTTATTACTTTCATTCAAAGGCAAAGTGAGCAAAATCAAAAGTTTGAATCCATACTCACTAGGCTAGATGAAGAGGTAAGAGAGACCAAGAGTCATATAACTAGGCTTACAAATTCATTGAGTGGGATAGAGAGAGGGAAGCTTCCTTCCCAAACTCAACCCAATCCCAtcaatcaaaatctaaaaattggcTCTAAGGATAAACATGAGGAAGTAAAAGCTGTGACCATTTTGAGGAGTGGTAAAGAGATTAATAAAATTGCTCCTTTAATAACTAAGAAATCTAAGGAGACCCCAGTTGAAGAAGAGAAGGATGAAACTGAGTCACTTGGGCTTGATGACATTGAAAAATGCCTAATCCCTCCACCATTTCCACAAGCCTTAAAATTACCTAAGAAATTGGACACCACATCTGAGatattagagcatttgcatcaaatcaagataaattTGTCATTATTGCATGTTATCAAGCAAGTGCCTGCATATGCCAAGGTAATTAAGGACTTATGCACCATCAAGAGAAAGCATCATGTGAAGAAGACCGCATTCCTAACAGAACAGGTAAGTACAATTATCCAACATAAGACCCCACCAAAGTATAAGGATCCAAGTTGTCCAACAATCTCTTGTATTATTGGAGATTACATCATGGAGCATGCATTGCTTGATCTTGGGGCAAGTGTTAATTTGATCCCTTTCAGTGTATATCAAAAACTTGGACTTGGTGAGTTGAAACCTACTTCAATAACTTTACAGTTGGCTACTCGCTTTGTAAGGGAGCCGAGAGGCATTGTTGAGGATGTGTTGGtgaaaattgaacaattttATTATCCTGTTGATTTTATTGTTCTAGATTACCAACTTGTTTTACATCCTAATTCATATCCCTATTATTTTGGGTAG
- the LOC142605880 gene encoding uncharacterized protein LOC142605880, with translation MAAENWLLKIEKLSSALNNLILELLVSTPVSDTLMTNLVLKYRILCIESRELLADLVLLDMHDFHVILGMDWLASYHASVHCFEIEVMFRPPGESEFLFKASCDLPGLPSDHEIEFSIDLLPGTAYISKAPCRMAPTESKELKEQLEESLDKRVTIKNKYLLPRIDDLFDQLQGAQVFSKIDLRSGYHQLKIKADAFSRKPSALLTTQKEIILNLERMEIEVVIGHSEAYLASLSIQPTLVERIKLSQANDSHLKKIMDELAQLYVDEIVRLHGVPTSIVSDRDPRAFEVLERVDEVAYRIALPPALSGIHNVFHESMLRKYIPDPSHVLSYKPIQIRDDLSYEEFLVEILDRKEQVLRNRTISWVKVLWKNHSVKEASWER, from the exons ATGGCAGCAGAGAATTGGTTGCTAAAGATAGAAAAGTTATCGAGCGCCCTGAACAACTTGATTTTGGAATTATTGGTTTCTACCCCTGTTAGTGATACTTTAATGACTAATCTTGTGCTTAAGTATCGTATTCTTTGTATTGAGAGTAGAGAGTTATTGGCTGATTTGGTGTTGTTAGATATGCATGATTTTCATGTCATTTTGGGCATGGATTGGTTGGCTTCTTACCATGCTAGTGTGCATTGTTTTGAGATAGAGGTGATGTTTAGGCCTCCAGGTGAATCAGAATTTCTGTTCAAGGCCTCAT GTGATCTACCTGGGTTGCCCTCAGATCATGAGATCGAGTTCTCTATTGACCTCCTTCCTGGTACTGCATATATTTCTAAGGCACCATGTAGGATGGCACCCACAGAGTCAAAGGAACTTAAAGAGCAATTGGAAGAATCGCTAGACAAGAG AGTCACCATTAAGAATAAATATCTTTTGCCTCGTATTGATGACCTATTTGATCAGTTGCAAGGAGCACAAGTCTTTTCTAAGATTGATCTTCGTTCTGGTTACCACCAGTTGAAGATTAAGG CTGATGCCTTTAGTAGAAAGCCTTCTGCTTTGCTAACCACTCAAAAGGAAATTATTCTTAATCTTGAAAGGATGGAGATTGAGGTTGTTATAGGCCATTCTGAGGCCTACCTGGCTAGTTTGAGCATTCAACCAACTTTGGTAGAAAGAATTAAATTGTCACAGGCCAATGACTCGCATTTAAAGAAAATCATGGATGAG TTAGCTCAGCTCTATGTTGATGAGATTGTGAGACTTCATGGAGTACCTACTTCTATTGTTTCAGATAGAGATCCAAG GGCCTTTGAGGTCTTGGAAAGAGTGGACGAAGTTGCATATAGAATTGCACTACCACCGGCCTTGTCAGGAATTCATAATGTTTTTCATGAGTCTATGTTGAGGAAATACATTCCTGACCCTTCACATGTTTTGAGCTATAAGCCGATTCAGATTAGAGATGACTTGTCATATGAAGAATTTCTAGTAGAGATTTTGGACCGTAAGGAGCAAGTGTTACGCAATAGAACAATATCATGGGTAAAGGTGCTTTGGAAGAATCACTCAGTGAAAGAGGCATCTTGGGAGCGTTAA